The Gossypium arboreum isolate Shixiya-1 chromosome 6, ASM2569848v2, whole genome shotgun sequence DNA window ATACTATTTCATCTCTATTaacattataaaaaaaaatgggGTTTATTTGATCTTCTAAAAAATTGGAAGTTACCAAATAGAAAGTTGATGAAAAACGAAAGTTACCGTCAAGAAAGACCGAACCATCTGAATTGAAACCAATGGAACCTGGATAAGTACCAGGAAGCTTCGAAGGAAGAGAACCACCTGCTGTTATTCCCATTGATAACATCACTTGTTCTTCACCTTTTCCATCATCTTTAGTTGCAGATTTTAATTCATCAACCTTGTTAATAACATGGTGGGAATCTTCATGTTCATGGATCAATTTTGTTTTCTCACCTAATTCCTTGAGCTTCCCACTATCATCATCACCATGGCAATACAAaatcttgatttcaaaataagcTTCTTGAGGAAAAGCAGCGTTCCCTAAAGGTGGACCTGGTAAAGGCAAAGCTGTTCTAATAACAGCTGATGATGCTGAGGACCCAGATTTTAGCCTAATCTTTTGCATGAAATCAGCTGATCCTTGACATACTTCCCAACTTAATTCAACATCATTCCCTCTTAGAAAATCAACAGCTGCACATAATCCCAACAAGCTTGATGACCTTGTTGATGATGATATGTTGTAGGGTGTGAAACCAAATCTAGACCATCCATTTTCAACTGCATCTGTGATGAGAGATGGATGATCAGACCAACTAAACAATGGCTTTGCGGAAACCCCACGTCGGAAAACATAGTGGTGATCAGCAACCATGTCTTTACCTTCAGTACTCTCTTTATGAAGACACCACTTACGTATAAAAACTACCAAAAGgataaaaacaataacaatgatTACCACTGCTACGGTTACATGCATCAATTCAACCATCTCTACAAAGTCTTATTGGTTTTTTTTCTGGGAAAATGTAGAAGAAAACGAGAAGGAAAACTAGAAAGGAGAAAGAGACGGCAAAGCAAGCGTTGGAGTAAAAAGACTGGTTCAAGAAAAGGCAAGGGAGAGCTATGGTGTAAGCAAACAGTAAAATAGTAAAGGAGTAGTAAAAGGATAATGAGCATATACGTGT harbors:
- the LOC108485614 gene encoding uncharacterized protein LOC108485614; the protein is MVELMHVTVAVVIIVIVFILLVVFIRKWCLHKESTEGKDMVADHHYVFRRGVSAKPLFSWSDHPSLITDAVENGWSRFGFTPYNISSSTRSSSLLGLCAAVDFLRGNDVELSWEVCQGSADFMQKIRLKSGSSASSAVIRTALPLPGPPLGNAAFPQEAYFEIKILYCHGDDDSGKLKELGEKTKLIHEHEDSHHVINKVDELKSATKDDGKGEEQVMLSMGITAGGSLPSKLPGTYPGSIGFNSDGSVFLDGIKLIFESEKEDWGKPGKVIGCGFNPKQKKVFFTLDSELIHVINCKSEEFGTPLYPTLAANNDVLVLVNFGQSAFVYSPANGQRTPNPCFIGPVVNSPAAAAALGYEDSKELFSMGRIDSQWLNRCTNKGSHNNYGTNCSTMEFDEESEADLFEIVLDNNNGRSPNLVL